One genomic window of Scylla paramamosain isolate STU-SP2022 chromosome 20, ASM3559412v1, whole genome shotgun sequence includes the following:
- the LOC135110187 gene encoding holotricin-3-like yields MRHLVVAVLIVCLLLGIALADPGPNPGFLFKGCCGGGYGGGGGGGYGGGYGGGHSGGYGKGHKGYGKGHKGKGGGHGGGYGGSHGGGYGGGHGGGYGGGHGGGYTKGKGLGLFKFKCCNFGYGGGGYH; encoded by the exons ATGCGTCACCTG GTGGTCGCCGTGTTGATTGTCTGCCTCCTGCTGGGGATCGCTCTAGCCGATCCCGGGCCCAACCCAGGCTTCCTCTTTAAGGGATGCTGTGGTGGCGGCtacggtggtggcggcggaggcggcTACGGTGGCGGCTACGGCGGCGGCCATAGCGGCGGCTATGGTAAAGGACACAAAGGCTACGGTAAAGGCCATAAAGGCAAGGGTGGTGGCCATGGCGGCGGATACGGTGGCAGCCATGGCGGTGGTTACGGCGGCGGCCACGGCGGAGGGTATGGCGGTGGCCACGGCGGCGGCTACACCAAGGGCAAGGGACTGGGTCTGTTCAAGTTTAAGTGCTGCAACTTCGGCTACGGCGGAGGAGGCTACCACTGA